One window of Quercus robur chromosome 5, dhQueRobu3.1, whole genome shotgun sequence genomic DNA carries:
- the LOC126726454 gene encoding receptor like protein 29-like produces the protein MACVCLLFVGLLVLAGEVIAEQNSNSNGGEILVMEEDELLGLFEVLGALLEDPGWAQVHPQPCTDTPWPGVQCEIGQDPPVFHVTKIHIGPDILTPPCKSSANLSESLLKLPYLKTLSLFNCFVTSPLTLSPTIFFGAFSSLEHLALVSNPTLSGEIPSSMSEITSLRVLNLAQNNLLGEIPSKIGGMVNLEQLDLSYNNIMGEIPVEIGGLESLTILDLSWNGIGGNVPSSLGQLQVLQKIDLSSNRLVGMIPPDVGKLNRLALLDLSHNLLNGPIPETLSGLEHLEYLLVDHNPINTSIPLSIGMLRNLKSLSFSGCGLTGPIPNSTATLENLTALDLDNNNLTGTIPPNLGALPNLDQLNLSYNQLSGQVQLSEEFIDKLGKRLDIKGNSGLCTSNQMYKKQNNSTYLEAPVCLNTTGPKNDKTVSYKQPDDDERMKPSWYHDKMSSIAPLQMNQKLISLTLAASFLLFVS, from the coding sequence atggcttgtgtgtgtcttttgTTTGTAGGGTTGCTTGTTTTGGCAGGGGAGGTGATTGCAGAACAAAACAGTAATTCAAATGGGGGTGAGATATTGGTGATGGaagaggatgaacttctggggCTATTTGAAGTTTTGGGTGCTCTTTTAGAGGACCCTGGCTGGGCCCAAGTGCACCCACAGCCATGTACTGACACTCCATGGCCTGGTGTGCAATGTGAGATAGGTCAAGACCCTCCAGTCTTTCATGTCACTAAGATCCACATTGGCCCTGATATTCTAACCCCGCCTTGTAAATCCTCTGCTAATCTATCAGAATCCCTTCTCAAACTACCTTATCTGAAGACCCTATCTTTATTCAACTGTTTTGTAACATCTCCGCTTACTCTTTCTCCAACTATATTTTTTGGTGCATTCTCTTCCTTAGAACATCTAGCTCTTGTATCTAATCCAACCCTCTCAGGAGAAATTCCTTCTAGTATGTCAGAAATTACCAGCTTAAGGGTCCTGAACCTAGCCCAAAACAACCTACTGGGAGAAATCCCCAGCAAGATTGGTGGAATGGTCAATTTAGAGCAACTTGATTTGAGTTACAACAATATAATGGGTGAAATCCCAGTAGAAATTGGAGGGCTAGAGAGTTTGACCATATTAGACCTGAGTTGGAATGGAATTGGAGGGAATGTGCCTAGTTCTCTTGGTCAGCTTCAAGTTCTACAAAAGATTGACTTGAGCTCAAACAGGCTTGTGGGAATGATTCCACCAGATGTAGGGAAGCTCAACAGGTTGGCCTTGCTTGATTTGAGCCATAATCTTCTTAATGGGCCTATCCCAGAAACACTCTCAGGTTTAGAGCATTTGGAGTATCTTCTAGTTGATCACAACCCTATAAATACAAGTATACCTTTGTCTATAGGGATGCTTAGGAATCTCAAATCACTGAGCTTCTCTGGGTGTGGGCTTACAGGCCCAATACCCAACTCTACAGCTACATTGGAAAATCTCACTGCTCTTGATCTAGACAACAACAATCTCACTGGGACAATTCCTCCAAATTTAGGGGCACTTCCAAATCTTGATCAGCTAAACTTAAGCTACAATCAGCTAAGTGGGCAGGTACAACTCTCAGAGGAGTTCATTGACAAGCTTGGGAAGAGGCTGGATATTAAAGGCAATTCTGGGCTCTGCACAAGCAACCAGATGTACAAAAAGCAGAACAATTCTACATATCTCGAAGCTCCTGTTTGTTTGAATACAACAGGACCCAAAAATGACAAAACCGTGTCTTA
- the LOC126726453 gene encoding uncharacterized protein LOC126726453 gives MAKTPPNLVEDSIEPYISSKDYPQKAKGLSFYASLFSIFIYISVLYIFNLSPSALFYNTKFWFFLSNTLILIIAVDYGAYSSSNEKQDLYQEYVKRTQVNNVPSFVPQYQKIVKQSTPKQKVDSFQEKREVIVHEVQVVPERNLQVVIKSDSEKPSEDLREKIQAKTYRRSKSEQAKRVVIDESKNIITRSSETEKNEENEFSTMSDEELNRRVEEFIQRFNREIRLQSTS, from the coding sequence ATGGCCAAAACACCACCAAATCTAGTGGAAGATTCAATCGAACCGTACATTTCTTCCAAAGATTATCCTCAAAAAGCCAAGGGTTTGTCTTTCTatgcctctcttttctccatttttatttacatttctGTCTTATATATCTTCAACTTGTCTCCTTCCGCTCTCTTCTACAACACCAAGTTTTGGTTTTTCCTTTCCAACACTCTCATACTCATCATTGCCGTTGACTATGGAGCCTATTCCTCATCCAATGAGAAACAAGACCTTTACCAAGAGTACGTGAAGCGTACCCAAGTGAATAATGTTCCATCCTTCGTTCCACAATACCAAAAAATTGTTAAGCAAAGCACTCCTAAGCAAAAGGTCGATAGTTttcaagaaaagagagaagtaaTAGTTCATGAAGTACAAGTTGTCCCTGAAAGAAACTTGCAAGTTGTTATCAAAAGTGATTCCGAAAAGCCTAGTGAAGATTTACGAGAAAAGATTCAAGCAAAAACTTATCGTCGAAGTAAGTCGGAGCAAGCCAAAAGGGTGGTGATAGACGAGAGCAAGAACATTATTACAAGGAGTTCAGAGactgaaaagaatgaagaaaatgagtttTCAACTATGTCGGATGAGGAACTGAACAGAAGAGTAGAGGAGTTTATTCAGAGGTTTAACAGAGAAATTCGACTTCAATCCACTAGCTAG
- the LOC126728443 gene encoding uncharacterized protein LOC126728443: protein MASVEGSDHSDPTHTQSTRPVSNSNTQTNSPNPFLLSASENPGNILVTQPLLGMKNYQSWSRAMVLALTAKKKIGFVNGKIEKPEVDSPLYEDWESCNTMVLSWLINSMHFDVSSGIMYCETAREMWLELQRVFSQGNGPKIYKLQQEISQITQS, encoded by the coding sequence ATGGCTTCTGTTGAAGGAAGTGATCACTCTGATCCAACGCACACTCAATCCACACGACCAGTCTCCAATTCCAATACACAGACCAATTCGCCTAATCCTTTTCTGCTAAGTGCAAGTGAGAATCCAGGTAATATCTTAGTCACTCAGCCATTGTTGGGAATGAAGAACTATCAATCTTGGTCTAGGGCTATGGTTCTAGCACTCACTGCCAAGAAGAAGATAGGCTTCGTGAATGGAAAGATTGAGAAACCTGAAGTTGATTCTCCGTTGTATGAAGATTGGGAAAGCTGTAACACAATGGTGCTTTCTTGGTTGATCAATTCGATGCATTTTGATGTGTCAAGTGGTATTATGTATTGTGAGACTGCGAGGGAGATGTGGCTTGAGTTGCAGCGTGTGTTTTCTCAAGGAAATGgaccaaaaatttataaacttcaACAAGAAATCTCTCAGATAACTCAGAGTTAA